Part of the Niallia alba genome is shown below.
CTGCATTTTCTTTTTTGAGAGCTTTAATAAATCTGTCTCTCCTTCGAAAAGAATCTCTCCTTCATATTTCACAAGATGCTTTTCATCAAACAGGCGCAGAACCGATTGGGAAGTAACACTTTTCCCACAACCTGATTCCCCTACTACTCCAACGATTTCCCCTTTATTGATTTGAAATGAGACACCATCTATTGCCGTCACTTTTCCTCTTTCTGTAAAAAAGTGAGTTTTTAAGTCTTTCACATCCAATAACGTATCCGAACTCATGCCCTTCCCTCCTTACTATCTTCCTTTTTTCCCTTTGCTTATATTAGGATCTAATAAATCTCTTAAACCATCTCCTAACAGATTTAGTCCCAGTACGGATAGAATAATAAGAATCCCTGGAAATACAGTCATCCACCATGCATTAAAAATGACAATTTTCCCATCATATAAAATGTTCCCCCAACTTGGGTTGGGAGCTGGAATGCCCGCACCTAGAAAGCTTAACGCCGCCTCTGTAATGATGGCATCTGCGAAAATAAAGGATGCTTGAACAACTAATGGGGAAATCGTGTTTGGCGCAATATGCAGAGCAATAATTCTCCAAGTACTCGCTCCTTGCGCTCTAATCGCTTCAATATAAGTCTCTTCTCTTATGACCAATGCCGTAGATCGAACAATTCGAGCTACGTTAGGAATAAAAACAATCACAAGGGCAATGACTACATTTTGTTTTAATGGTCCTAATGCAGCGACTAAAGCAATGGCTAATAAAACTCCTGGAATAGCCATTAATCCATCACAAATGCGCATCAAAATATTATCCAATGTTTTAAAATAGCTTGCGAGTAACCCGATAATTAACCCAATTAAGCAGGCGAAAAATGCTACCATCGCCCCTATTCCTAAGGAGACTCTTGCACCATATGCAATTCGGGAAAGCAAGTCTCTCCCAAAGTTATCTGTTCCTAGTAGATGATCGACACTTGGAGCTTTCAGACGATTTTCCACTTGCATTTCATATGGACCGTATGGAACAACGACCGGAGCAATAAGTGCTATTAATGTTAATAGCGTTAGAATAACTCCCCCCGTTACAATCAGCTTATTACCTATAATTCTGTGAAAAAGTAAAAGACGTTGCTGCTTTTTTAAATCATTCTTACTTTCTATAAACTTCAAATCTCGCTCTAATACACTCATCCATTCCCCTCCTCTGCTGTTTATCGCTAAATATCACCATTTTTCACCATAAGCTTTTATTGCCTCTCCAATCTCACCCTTGGATCAATGACGCCATATAATAAATCGACGATTAAATTAATAATGACGTAGATGAAGGTCACAAACAGCACTACTCCCTGAATGACCGCATAGTCTCTTCGCTCTACCGAATTAATGATTAATTGCCCAATTCCTGGAATATTAAAGATTGTTTCTGTTACAACAGCCCCAGCTACCAATGAGCCAAAGGTTTGACCAATAACCGTTAATATAGGAAGAAAAGCATTTCGAAGGGCATGTCTATAAATAATCAGTTTTTCTGTAACACCTTTCGCTCTTGCTGTTTTTATATAGTTGGTATTTAATGTTTCTAATAAACTTGAGCGAGACATTCGGGAAATCAATGCTGTATGCATCGCTCCAAGGGAAATAGATGGCAAAATTAAGTATTTTAAATGTTCCCATATCCCCTCACTCAATGGCCGATATCCTGCTACAGGTAACCATTGCAGTTGAACACCAACGAGCAATACTAAAAACAACCCTAGCAAAAAACTAGGTACACACATTCCCAATAAAGATATTCCCATTATCGTCTGATCCGTTCCTGTCCCTCTATGCATGGCAGCTAGAATACCAAGTGGCAATGAAAAAACTAACGATATTATCCCAGCTAAAATAGCTACAGAAATGGTTGGACCGAGATGACTGGTAATTGCCTCAAGGACAGGCATTTTCATAAAATAAGAAACACCAAAATCACCTTGAACCGCTCCTTTTATCCAGTTAAAATACTGTTCGATGATCGGTAAATCCAATCCCATTTCCATTCGCAATTCCTTAATTTGCTGTTCTGTTGCTTCCTCTCCAAGGAGAACAGCAGCAGGATCGCCAGGCGTTAAGTGAATGATAGAGAAGATAACAACCGATACAACAAATAAAACGGGTAGTAAAGAAAACAATCGATTAACAAGATACATTTTCATCTAATTTCCTCCTTTTACATTCGATGAAAATAAGAAAACTTCCATCAGTGGCGCCTTACCCACTGATGGCTAGTGGCACTTACCTCCTAAAAAGGAACAAGAGTTATAGCTAAGCATTGTCCTATTTAAGTGAGTTATGAAGAAAATGAATTTACTGCGTTTTTTTTACGTCCCATAAAATAGGTCCTTGAAATACAGTGAAGTCCTCCAATTTATCTGTAGCCGTGATAATACTTGCATAATGTCCAAATAGGGTATAAGGAACATAGTCATTCCACATATAGGATTGCATCTCAGCCCAGAGTTCTTTTGCTTCCTCTTTTGTTGCTGCTGTACGAATTTTTTGCAAGGAAGTTGTCATTGTTTCATCATTTGTCCAGCCTACATAATCTGGGTTAACTACTAATAATTGTGATGGCGTGGTAACATAGCCAGTACCTACAATTAACAAATCCCAATTTTCTGGATTAGCACGTTTTTCGGTCAAAGTTGGCCAATCATAGAGTTCTAGTGACACTTTTATTCCCATTTGCTCTAACTGTTCTTTTAATACAACAGAAGAATTGTATTGATGGTCATAATCCCTTGTAGAATAGAGAATAATTTCTTCGCCATTATACCCAGCATCTTTTAGCATTTGTTTCGCTTTTTCTACATCACCTAAGTTAAAGACTTCTTTTCCCGCATCTGTAGCCCAGTCTTTTTGTTCTGGACTCATATAACCAGGATCTAAATTATATAAATCTTCACTACCAAAGCTGGCAAGCATAATAGCATTCGCATTAATACCAGTATTAATTGCTTTTCTTATCTCCGGGTTTGTCATTATCCCTTGCTTTTTGTTATAAGCTACATTCAACGTTCCAGAATCGAAGGAAGCAAAGGTTTTAAGATTTGGTGTATTCTTTAATTGCTCATAGTTATCAAAAGGCATGCTATTTGCAATATCATATTCTCCTGTTTGAATGCCAGCTAGTCTTGTAGACGAATCTGGAACAATATGATAAGTAACATCATCTATATAGACGGTCTTTTTACCGGATAGACCACTGGATTCTTGCTCAGATGCTACATAGTCGGCAAACTTTTCTAACTTGATATATTGATCTTGTTTCCATTCCACAAACTTAAGTGGTCCAGTACCAATATATTCGGAAACCCCATCTTTACCAGCATCCTCTATTACTTCAGATGGCATAATAGCGGGAAACTGCCCTTTTCCTGCCATAATATCTAACACCTGAATCCGTGATAAAAAATAATTCTTCCGATAATTTTAGGAATTCCTTATTTTCTTGCCATTCGTACTAATTTAAGTTGGATTGATTGTTTTTTGTGTACACTAAATAAAACCTGCTTACCTATAATTTTTTTCAGGTCTTATTACCTATTCAGTTTCCTAGGCTTATGTTGTAAATGAAAGATACAGTCGTTTAAAAGTAGGAAACCAAGGACTATGATTTCCAAACTTTAAGTAAATTCTTCGGGAATGCTTTACCAATTTTGCAGCTAATGTAATCAAATTCTGGATAACCGTTTTTACTCGGCGACGGAAGACCTTTCTTTTAAGCGGCGCATCCCCTGATTTCAGGCTTTCTTGGCCAATAATCCGAAGGAGATTGTAGGTTAAACATCCAAGATGTAAGATTAATTCATTGGTGGCAAATTTCCCAGAAGGGAAACGTTCTAGGTCTAAATCCGTTTTTAATTCACTGTGGAATTGTTCACAAGTGGCATGTTCGTGATAAAGGCTAATTATTTCCTCTGTTTCATTAGGTAGGGTAGTCCAATAGCTCTCAAACTCAACATCTGGGATTAAGAGGATTTGGCCGTTTTTATCAATCGTTCTTTCTGTTACTTTATAGACTTGGCGAATGGCTTTTTTCATTCCCTTTGGAGTTGTTTCTAAAGCACCATAGAATACACGTTTTCCTTCTCGCTCCTGAACGCATTTACCGAATTGTTCAGCTACCATGAGCCAGTTTTCAGGCTTTTCACGGCGAGGATTTCGTTTAATTATGAAATCGGCCTTTTCATTCACACAAACTTTTAGGTTTTCGACACTATCGTTTCCTGCATCCATACGGACCAATAACGATAGATCAGTAATCATCCGAGAATATATAATACTTTTCTCGAGAAATTTCTCAGTATCCTTTTGAACGTGTGTGCTTCCCTCCCGAAGTTCCACATTTACAACGTAGCCTTCTTGACCCAAATAGGAGAAGTTAGGGGAATACCCGTCACATCCTTTGTATGTGCGACTAACCCCTTCTTTCTTAGTATTTGAGTTATCAAATGGCGATACATCAATATCCAGAGGTACGTATGATTTTTTGTCACTAGTAATTGTTGGAGTGACAGGAGAATCAAATTGCCGTATTAGTTTAGCCGATTCTTCCAGAACAATGGATTTCCATCCAGTCACCTTGGCAATTTGATCGAGTCGTTGCCGTAGTGTGGGACTTGATGGAACCACTTGAATATCCAATGCACGATAAAAGAAGGGATCATCTCGAAATTCTTCGATATGGTCGAAATCATTCTTACCTTGGCACAATAGACCCACATAAGAAGTGGTAACATCCCCATTAAGAATGGCCGGAGACGACTTGATTTCTGGGACCTTTAAGGATGAAAAACGTTTGTAAAATTTTGTTTTTGATAAAAGCAAACCTATTAAACCTAGACCCGAATGGGTCGTTAATGTATCATCGGAATCTTCTAAAATAAACTTAACCAATTTCAACACCTGCCTGGTGAAATAAAATTATCAACATAAATCAGCTGATAACATTATTATATCAGGATTTGTGGGCACATTTATTATTAATTACGTCACGGACTCAGGTAACACATCAGTAACGGCTTCAGCTAGTTTTAATGTGACCGTATACTCATCGGCTGTTTCAAATTTCCCTCCACTCAATAATAATTTTGCTCGAGAGGATTGCTCCAGCCATCTATTCATGGAAACAACAACATCTTCTGAAGTCATCTCTTTTCCGTTATGAAACGTTATCCCTTCTCTTAACTTAAACGTATAAGTTAAGCCATCCTCACTTGTTTCAATCGATTCTGCCAACATCGGCACTGCTTGTTGGTCCTTGTTTTGCGTAACCAATGTCTCATAAATATTTCTCATTATTTCAATAGCATCAGAAGAAGTAGTCAAATGAGCATCCAATGTTGGCGGCTGGACACTAATTGCAATATTCAAACTCCCGCCATAGGAATCTTCACTTGATGTCCCACCAGAACTTGAGGACTTACTACAACCAACACTTATAAGTAAAAATAAAACAGAAATAATCATTGCTAACTTTTTCAAAGCATTTCCCCCTCTATTAATATTAGAATTATAAAAAGATTCTGTCTATTTTAGCCGCAGTTATTTTTTCATTTAAACGAATGACTCCTATATTTCCTTCTATATTGATTTTTGTACCATATGGCTCTGAGAGTTTAGCTAGTCTTAGCAATATGTCCTGATTATCTGATAGAACTGGCCAACCTCTTTCATATCTGTCTTTACCATAGCCTAATTCCACTGGATAAAGCTTTAGCTCTATCAATTCTCCTTTTTCCATTGTCCAAACAGGGATGACTGATTCCCAGATTTTATGATTGATTCCGAATCCTATTGTGTTATTCTTACTTCTTTTATCTAAGGCATCTGCGACATTATCTGTATGACTTAATTGATACTTTTCATAAAAGTCTGTTGGCAAATAAGGAACAGTATCATTTTGAAAAATAAAATTACCCAAGCTATAAAATATTGGTCGATTTTTATAAATTTCTATCCCTCTTAATACATGAGGTCCATGTCCGATGACAGCATGTGCTCCTTCATCAATGCATACTCTTGCAAATTCCTCTAAAAACTGAGCAGGTAGTTCCTTCTCTCCTTTTCTCATTTCATGTGCGTGAATACTAACAATAATATAATGAGCTTGCCTTTTTGCTTGTTTGATACTTCTTATAATTCGTTTCATATCCTGCTCATCAGGAGTCGTCGATTGACCTTCTTCATTACTTTCTTCGAATAAATATTCGCCAAATGAATAGATTCCATCATTTCTTCTTAAGCGAAAACCTTCTTTAATTGACAATTCTTGGGTTGCATTTATATAAGTGGCTGAGGCAATTTTTTTTAAAGTGTTCATATTCTCTGATGTAATCTGGTGGATGGTATTATAACGTAGTGGATTGATGCCAGGTCTTCCGATCATGTCAGGGCGCTGCTCACCTGCCACCCAAGACTCATGAAAGGTTGATGTGGCTGATATCAAGGCAACTCTTCCCGTCTCCGCTTCCAAGTATCTTGGTTCGCTAGCATATGCCATATTCTGTCCAGCCCCTGCATGCACAAATCCTGACTGATTTAAATATTTTTCTGTTGCTTTTAGGCCATCAATAGAATAATCCAATGTATGATTATTCGCCCATGCTAACGTATTAAATCCATAATTCCTTAAATCAGACAGCAATTCTGGAGAACCCATGGCCCAAGTTCCTCCACTTACCGCTCCTGGGATGCCTTCATTCTGATGGAGCGTTACTTCTAAATTTGTAAATCGAAAATCAGCTTGATTAATGATGTCGGCAATTTCTTTATAAGATTTATTTTTTGCTGGAAGTTTACGAGTGATAAAGGAATCACCCGTTGCAGCAAATGTAATCATATCTTGCATTTTGCTCCCCCTTTATTTCCATCGTTATATTCGGAATTATTCCTTAATTGTTCCTTAAATTAAAGTATAGAGAGACAAATTATTAAAGTCAATAATGCATATTAAAAACACTGTTAGATTATCTGACATAAAAAATCCACCTATCATTTATTACAGAATTATTACGGAAATATAATTTGCAAACCTTTTATTTTGTATAGTATACTCTAGAAAAAGTACAGTTGGAGGCATACATGAAGGCAAAAGCTGGTCTGCTAGGACCAAAAGACTCGGTGCAAAATATAATGGAAATTGCTGCAGATTTTCAATCTAAGCTGGAAGTTATCCCCTATATTTATAACGAACCAAGTGAATCAGAAGCAATTGTGGAACAAAATCAGCATTTTGTTGATTTTTGGATATGTACAGGATATACCCCTTACTATCTAACGAAAAAATATCATAAACAACAATTATTCTTTTATCCACGCTTTAATCAAGGGTCCATCGCAATAATACTATTAAATATTCTATATAAGGATAGAAAAAATATTGAAAGAATTAGTATCGATAGTTTTTTTAAACAGCAATTTATCGACCTTTACCAGGAAAATCATATCCCTTTAGGCCAATTACATTTATTACATAATGTAGGACTTCCATCCAGTGAAATTGTAGAATATCATGCTAATCTCTTTCGAACTAGGAAAGTAGATATTTGTATCACCTCCCTACGTTCAGTTTATGAAAAGCTTGTTTCGATGAATATTCCTGTTTATCGAGTGACTGCTACAAAGGAAAATATTAAACAAACTATTAGCGAAGGATATGAAAAATGGGAAAAGTTTCATTTCCGTAATTCCCAAATTGCGGTCATGATGATAAAAATCGGGGAGATGATGGATACAGCAGCAAAGGATTCGATTTCCTATGATTTACATCGATTAAACTTAAAAATCCAAAACTCGGTATTAGATTTTGCCGAATCTGTTTCAGGATCTTTTATTACGACCGGCATTGGAAGCTTTCTTATTTTCTCTACAAGGGGCTCGATAGAAAGGAATAGCCAAGAAGGAAATTCTCTTCTTTTCCAGATAGAGCTACTCACAGATTCTAAAGCAAATGTTGGCATCGGCTATGGGGATACTGCCATGATTGCTGAAAAAAATGCAATCCTAGCACTTGAACACGCCGAAGCATATGGTACCTATACAGGATTTCTTGTCGATGATAAAGGAAATATCACCGGTCCTCTTCATCAAAAAAAGACGATTGGATTTAATTACAGAGTGACAGATGAAGAACTTAGCAATAAACTCAAAAAAGCTGGAGTAACCATTAGTACTTACAATAAAATGGCTTCTGTCCAAAAAAATTTAGGAAAGCACGCAATAACAGCAGCAGACATCTCGGAATGGCTTAAAATGACCGCGAGAAATGCAAGAAGAATACTTACCAACTTAGAAGAACAAGGACTTGCCAAAATAATCGGTGAAGAAGTTCCACTTACAAGAGGAAGACCAAGGAAGATTTACCGGATAGGTACATAAAAGCATAGAGATGGACGGTTCTGGAAAGGAATCACAAGAACCGTCCGTGGGCACTGAAAAACTGGCTAGTTAATGATGATGGGCAATAGCCACTTTTTAAACATAAGATGATGGATTTGTTTTCCGAGGCGTCCCTCTGTTTCCCTTAATTACTAATTACTTCTAGGAGTTGGTTAATGTCTTCCGCTGAAGCTGCATAAAGATGGGCATAATGATTAGATCTTGCTGTAAAATAGACATTGTGCTGCTTACCAGAATATCCGTATTTTAGTAGATTCGCATATTGCTCAGTACTTAGCTGTACTTCAATATTAATACCATTTGAATAATAAGATCCCGTATCATAAAAACAAGTCTCTTGAATTGGCTTCACATGAAAACCTTTGACATAACCATCAATATTTGAAAGCGTTTGATTATTAGAGTACATTTCACTTCTCTCCTTCTTTCCTTTATACCCCTATTTTACTCCAGTTACTTTGAAAACACTCCAATTTGTGTACTATTTCACATATATTTCATAATTCTTTTATATAACACACTGTTCGAACAAAAAAAGCGATATACTTTATACAGAATAGAGGTGAGTTATGTGGTACGTCTAATACCAAATATAATTTCTGGCATTAGAATCCTTTTATCATTGACCTTATTATTTTTCCATAGCGGATTGGGGTTTTGGATAGTTTATTTTATCTGTGGTATTAGCGATATGTTAGATGGCTATCTTGCACGGAAATTTCAAGTTACAAGTAAACAAGGGGAAGTTTTAGATACGATTGCAGATATGACGTTTTTAGCAATTGTTGGTATGATTGTCCTCCCATCTACCGTGCTTCCAATTTGGATCTGGAGTATGATAATGCTTATTGGATTGATAAGAGTTTGTGCTATGGCTATTGGCTATTATAAATTTCACACATTTACTTCCATTCATACATATGGAAATAAACTAACTGGTTTCGCCTTATTTCTCTATCTTCCATTTTTTTTATTAAATAACAGCATTTTTTTCTTATATACGCTTTTAGCGATTGCTCTATTGTCAGCAGTTGAGGAGTTACTTCTACAATGCTTATTAAAAGAAGTTTCAAGAAATAAAAAAAGTATATTTTTTTAAGTTAATGCTTGTTGACAAAAACCTAGAGGGATGGTTCAAGATACTGAAAAACTCCCACTAAGAATCTTGTATTCTTGAGGTGATCCCAAAAAGTTAGAGTTTTATATTTAAGCAGCTAATTGGCTGGTATGGATTTGATATTGAACTGGACTCATGATTTAAAAAC
Proteins encoded:
- a CDS encoding helix-turn-helix domain-containing protein; the encoded protein is MKAKAGLLGPKDSVQNIMEIAADFQSKLEVIPYIYNEPSESEAIVEQNQHFVDFWICTGYTPYYLTKKYHKQQLFFYPRFNQGSIAIILLNILYKDRKNIERISIDSFFKQQFIDLYQENHIPLGQLHLLHNVGLPSSEIVEYHANLFRTRKVDICITSLRSVYEKLVSMNIPVYRVTATKENIKQTISEGYEKWEKFHFRNSQIAVMMIKIGEMMDTAAKDSISYDLHRLNLKIQNSVLDFAESVSGSFITTGIGSFLIFSTRGSIERNSQEGNSLLFQIELLTDSKANVGIGYGDTAMIAEKNAILALEHAEAYGTYTGFLVDDKGNITGPLHQKKTIGFNYRVTDEELSNKLKKAGVTISTYNKMASVQKNLGKHAITAADISEWLKMTARNARRILTNLEEQGLAKIIGEEVPLTRGRPRKIYRIGT
- a CDS encoding CapA family protein, with protein sequence MQDMITFAATGDSFITRKLPAKNKSYKEIADIINQADFRFTNLEVTLHQNEGIPGAVSGGTWAMGSPELLSDLRNYGFNTLAWANNHTLDYSIDGLKATEKYLNQSGFVHAGAGQNMAYASEPRYLEAETGRVALISATSTFHESWVAGEQRPDMIGRPGINPLRYNTIHQITSENMNTLKKIASATYINATQELSIKEGFRLRRNDGIYSFGEYLFEESNEEGQSTTPDEQDMKRIIRSIKQAKRQAHYIIVSIHAHEMRKGEKELPAQFLEEFARVCIDEGAHAVIGHGPHVLRGIEIYKNRPIFYSLGNFIFQNDTVPYLPTDFYEKYQLSHTDNVADALDKRSKNNTIGFGINHKIWESVIPVWTMEKGELIELKLYPVELGYGKDRYERGWPVLSDNQDILLRLAKLSEPYGTKINIEGNIGVIRLNEKITAAKIDRIFL
- a CDS encoding ABC transporter substrate-binding protein, whose translation is MKKLAMIISVLFLLISVGCSKSSSSGGTSSEDSYGGSLNIAISVQPPTLDAHLTTSSDAIEIMRNIYETLVTQNKDQQAVPMLAESIETSEDGLTYTFKLREGITFHNGKEMTSEDVVVSMNRWLEQSSRAKLLLSGGKFETADEYTVTLKLAEAVTDVLPESVT
- a CDS encoding ABC transporter permease, with the translated sequence MSVLERDLKFIESKNDLKKQQRLLLFHRIIGNKLIVTGGVILTLLTLIALIAPVVVPYGPYEMQVENRLKAPSVDHLLGTDNFGRDLLSRIAYGARVSLGIGAMVAFFACLIGLIIGLLASYFKTLDNILMRICDGLMAIPGVLLAIALVAALGPLKQNVVIALVIVFIPNVARIVRSTALVIREETYIEAIRAQGASTWRIIALHIAPNTISPLVVQASFIFADAIITEAALSFLGAGIPAPNPSWGNILYDGKIVIFNAWWMTVFPGILIILSVLGLNLLGDGLRDLLDPNISKGKKGR
- a CDS encoding CDP-alcohol phosphatidyltransferase family protein; the protein is MVRLIPNIISGIRILLSLTLLFFHSGLGFWIVYFICGISDMLDGYLARKFQVTSKQGEVLDTIADMTFLAIVGMIVLPSTVLPIWIWSMIMLIGLIRVCAMAIGYYKFHTFTSIHTYGNKLTGFALFLYLPFFLLNNSIFFLYTLLAIALLSAVEELLLQCLLKEVSRNKKSIFF
- a CDS encoding ABC transporter substrate-binding protein: MAGKGQFPAIMPSEVIEDAGKDGVSEYIGTGPLKFVEWKQDQYIKLEKFADYVASEQESSGLSGKKTVYIDDVTYHIVPDSSTRLAGIQTGEYDIANSMPFDNYEQLKNTPNLKTFASFDSGTLNVAYNKKQGIMTNPEIRKAINTGINANAIMLASFGSEDLYNLDPGYMSPEQKDWATDAGKEVFNLGDVEKAKQMLKDAGYNGEEIILYSTRDYDHQYNSSVVLKEQLEQMGIKVSLELYDWPTLTEKRANPENWDLLIVGTGYVTTPSQLLVVNPDYVGWTNDETMTTSLQKIRTAATKEEAKELWAEMQSYMWNDYVPYTLFGHYASIITATDKLEDFTVFQGPILWDVKKTQ
- a CDS encoding IS1380 family transposase, which produces MKLVKFILEDSDDTLTTHSGLGLIGLLLSKTKFYKRFSSLKVPEIKSSPAILNGDVTTSYVGLLCQGKNDFDHIEEFRDDPFFYRALDIQVVPSSPTLRQRLDQIAKVTGWKSIVLEESAKLIRQFDSPVTPTITSDKKSYVPLDIDVSPFDNSNTKKEGVSRTYKGCDGYSPNFSYLGQEGYVVNVELREGSTHVQKDTEKFLEKSIIYSRMITDLSLLVRMDAGNDSVENLKVCVNEKADFIIKRNPRREKPENWLMVAEQFGKCVQEREGKRVFYGALETTPKGMKKAIRQVYKVTERTIDKNGQILLIPDVEFESYWTTLPNETEEIISLYHEHATCEQFHSELKTDLDLERFPSGKFATNELILHLGCLTYNLLRIIGQESLKSGDAPLKRKVFRRRVKTVIQNLITLAAKLVKHSRRIYLKFGNHSPWFPTFKRLYLSFTT
- a CDS encoding ABC transporter permease, whose product is MKMYLVNRLFSLLPVLFVVSVVIFSIIHLTPGDPAAVLLGEEATEQQIKELRMEMGLDLPIIEQYFNWIKGAVQGDFGVSYFMKMPVLEAITSHLGPTISVAILAGIISLVFSLPLGILAAMHRGTGTDQTIMGISLLGMCVPSFLLGLFLVLLVGVQLQWLPVAGYRPLSEGIWEHLKYLILPSISLGAMHTALISRMSRSSLLETLNTNYIKTARAKGVTEKLIIYRHALRNAFLPILTVIGQTFGSLVAGAVVTETIFNIPGIGQLIINSVERRDYAVIQGVVLFVTFIYVIINLIVDLLYGVIDPRVRLERQ